AAGTTTGATGGCATCAGGGTTGAACCGCATTGGCTCGCCAGCTTCGTAGAGCAGAACTTTGATCCCTTTTGCATTGGCCGCTGCTCGCAACGAACCATCGCGCACGTCCGAATGAACAACAACCGGGCTATTGAACGCCAACGCACACTCGTATGTTTCGCTATCGTCCATGTCTCCGCGAATCTGCGGCAGATTGGTTCGGTGGTTGGCTCCCGTATGAAGATCAATTCCATACTGGCAGCGTAAGACGACTTCCTTCATTACCAAGTTGGCTAAGCGAGAAGCCAATGAGCCCGACTTCGATCCGGGAAAGCACCGATTCAAATCTCGCCGGTCCGGCAAATAGCGACTTTGATTGATCACGCCGAACCCGTTGACCATTGGCACGACAATCAGTGTTCCAAATAAGCGATTTGGCTTCAGCTTGTCGAGCACCAGTCGAGCGATCTCTACCCCGTTCAGCTCGTCACCATGGACGGCGGCGGAAATCCAAACGGTCGGACCTTCGAACGGTCCATGCAGTACTTCGATCGGCAGAGCGATGTGGGTACCAGTCGGAAGTCTGGCGACGGGGATCTCGAAACGGAGGCGATTGCCTGGCGAGATCGACTGCCCGGCGATCGTAAACGTGCGGCTCCGTCGACTCGGACGTGAGTTGGAATGGGGACCGGCATCCATCCTGGTTGTATCCCTTCAGTCAGCTCGAAACGCTTAGGTTTTTTGCGATACCTGAAACAGGCGATTTCTTAGTTCGTTGGCGACCAGATCGATCCCACTGGCCGGTAGATTGGTGTTCGTTTCTGGCGAATCAGAAGCGGGCTTCTTCGATTGCTCCCGCGGAACTTCTTCGAGCTTTTCTGATCGCCGTGCGGCAAGATCATTGATCGGTATTAACGTGGCCCCATCGTTGATGTAACCACAGTTTCGTCCGTTCGACTTCGCGGCGTACAAGGCTTCGTCAGCCCCTTTCATCAGCGAGGCAATCGAATTGGCATGTTCGACCGACATCAGGCCACAGCTCACCGTGACATAGATTTCGCATTCACCATAAATGATCGGCAAACAGCGAACAACGTCCAGCACCTTGCAAGCCACTGGGGCAATCGAATCCCAATCTCCTTCGGGAAGCAGAATTGCCATTTCCTCGCCACCAATACGTGCCAGGTAATCCGTCTCGCGCATCACGCTCATCAGACGACTCGCCGTTTCCTTGAGCACTTTGTCGCCAGCGTCATGACCGTACTTATCGTTGACTTGCTTGAAGTGATCGATATCGAGAATCATCACGCTATATGGCTGCTCTTTGCGCTGCCAGTGAGCCCAGCGGCGGTTCTGTTCTTCATCGAACGCACGACGATTCAGCAAGCGGGTCAAGACATCGGTGCGTGCCTCAGAGAGGGACTCTTCTAATTCTTGAGCTTGTGTTTTCAGGTTTGCTTCCGCTGATTCTAAACGTCGCTTGAGACGATGATTGGCCGCAGCAATCTCGGCGACCAATTCCACCGCTTTGGTCGATTGCTCCTCGACATCCTTAGTCGAATCGTCTGCCGGGTGGTTTAATTGCTGCCCCAAGCTTTCTAGTAATTCGATATGCTTGGTTAAGTCGCCGGAGAAATGGTTGGTGAACTGAATCATGCCAGCCAACTGTTCGCGATAAACGGTCGATTTACCGTCTTCGTTTTCTTTAACTTCTAATTCCAGTTGGGATTCTTGTCGGCGTGAGGTGAACGAGGCCCAAGCTCGGCCTATAAAAAAGCCGACCACAATCCCAACCATTAGTGTAAGGATTCCGAAGACGTCCCCGAGGACGAAGGTCAAAAGCTCAGCCATCGTTTTTGTTCAATTCGTCAAGTTGCGTTTCATGGACTCAGCCCTTGCCGGCTGGGTCGTTTGCCCCCTAAGGAATTGCCCGTTTTGAGCAATTTCATTGACAAACCCTAGGTTACAGGTTGAACAAAGCGAGGGGGCAACAGTGGTTAAGGGGGAATCCTTCCTTGAATTCTTCGGGTACAACCATGGATGCGTGAATTGTAAGCAAGGATTACAAAAATATCGGTTCCAATCCGAAGGGTAGCACCTTTTGCCTTCGTGAAACCACATCGGGATTCCCGTAGCTTCCCCCTAGTTATTCACGATATCCAGCCTAATTGCGACAACCGATTCACGCCCAGACGACGTTCCAACCCAATTTTATCGCATGAACTGCATCATTTTCGAGGATCGAGCCGTATCGCAACTCTATCCGATCGTCCTGGGACGACCGGCATACGGGATCATGTGCGGTAGTTATCGACTCGCCGAGTTGGCGGTCCGCCATTTTGGTGCCTGCCGGGGGATCGTTCGTCACCACCTTACCGCCTTGCAGCGACAATACTTCCCAGAACTCCACGAAACGCAGCTCGCCGCCGATCAGCCCACGTTGATCCTGAATGCCAGCCTGGTTCCCAGCGTTTCCAATCTTCAGCAAGTCGTCGCTTGGGCAGCAGAGAAACAACCGGGGAAGATTGTTCACGAAGACCGCCTCGTCGCCGCGCTGCTAAGCCCTGAGGCTCGCATCCCTTCGCAAAAGGCGACCTACGACGAGTTCGTAAGCTTCGCCTACAATCTTCTGCAGTCGGATGAATTGTCGGCGCACGCGCTGAAGCTTGACCTGTTCACCTATTCGCACGATGTGGTCCATTACAACGAAGCAATCATCAACCAGAACCTCGAGGCCCGACTCAAGTCCGGTAACTACCAGGAAGTTCGTGACGGACTGTTCGTCCGTGGCGAAGTACGCCTGGGCGAAAACCTGGTCGTCGATGCCACCAGCGGGCCCATCTTGATCGAAGAGGGTACCTCGGTTGGCCCCTTTTGCTTCCTTCGTGGGCCTGCCTATCTGGGGCCAAATGTGAAGGTGATCGAGCATTCCGCGATTAAAGATGCCGTTTCGCTGGGCCACACCACGAAAATTGGTGGCGAAGTCGAAGCGACCGTCATCGAGCCTTACTCCAATAAGCAGCACCACGGATTTCTCGGGCACAGCTACTTGGGAAGCTGGATTAACCTGGGCGCGGGGACCTCGAACAGCGATTTGAAAAACACGTACGGCACGGTGAATATGGAGTATCCCACCGGTCGCGTCGCCACGAAGATGCAATTCGTCGGCTCGATTTTCGGGGACTACTCAAAGACAGCGATCAATACCGGTATATTTACGGGGAAGACGATCGGTGTCTGTAGCATGCTGTACGGTTTCGTCACCACCAATGTCCCCAGTTTCGTAAACTATGCCCGACTATTCGGCCAGGTTACCGAGCTGCCGCCGGACGTGATGATTTCGACTCAGCAGCGGATGTTCGCTCGCCGAAATGTTCCTCAGACCGAATGCGACATTCAACTGATTCACAATATGTATCTTCTCACCCAGGAAGAACGTCAACTGACGGGTGAGCCCCTCGTATTTTAGAACTGCCTTATGCTTTCCGACTTTTACCAACCTGGTCAACTGCCGGTCTCGTTTGAACTGTATCCCCCTAAGACCGACAAGGGAATGCAATCGCTGATGCTGCAAGTCGAGCAGCTCATCAAGTTCAATCCGGCCTACATTACCTGCACGTACGGAGCCGGTGGTTCGACCCGCGGCCGAACGCTCGATATCGTTGAGTCGGTCAAATCGAGCTTCGCGGTCCCCGTTGCCGCCCACCTGACGGTGGTCGGTTCGAGCGTGGACGACCTTCGTTCGTTTCTGACCGAAGCTAAAGAGCGTGGTGTCGATTACATCGTGGCCCTGCGCGGCGACCCGCCTCACGGCGAGACCTCGTTCACACCGAATCCCGATGGACTTCGTTACGCGAACGAGTTGGTCGACCTGATCAATTCCGAATTCAACAACTTCGGCGTGCTGGTCGCCGGCTATCCGGAAACCCATCGCGAAGCGATCAGCCCGCAGTCCGACCTCGACAATCTGAAACGCAAGGTCGATGCCGGTGCTCAGGTGATTGTCTCGCAGCTGTTCTTCCGCAACTCCGATTTTTACGCCTGGCGTGAACGGTGCGACAAGGCAGGCATCAATGTGCCGATCGTTCCTGGGATCTTCCCCGTGCAAAGCCTGGCGCAGATCTCGAAGATCGCTAACTTGTGCGGAGCCTTGGTTCCGGCCGAATTATCCGACAAGCTGAACGAGAAACCGGACGACAGCAAGTGGCAAGCGCAAGTCGGCACCGAATATGCCGCCCAGCAAGTGATCGACCTGGTCGACAACACCGTCCCTGGCTTCCACTTCTACGTTTTGAATCAAGCCGAGGCGACCGGGCAGATCTTGGCCCAGTTGAAAGATCACCTCGACGGCAAGCGTAACGGCGATCCGGTCAACTCGCGTTAGAAGCGAACTTGCCAGCGAGCTTCTAAAAACTCTCCCGGCTGCACGTCCACCTCATCGTGCAGCGAGGCTCCGAAATTGGCCCCTTCACCATACTTGCGATCGAATGCGTATCCGACGCAAACATCCAGTACGGAGCTAGGGCCAATGTCCCACCGCAAACCTTTGACCAGGCGTAGTTCGCTCGTATAAAAGCGGTCGGCTGCTATCTGCCGATCGCTTAAGAAGTACGCGTTCGAGATCGATTGATAGCCACTATACAAGTGAATGGTCGGCGTGAAGTCATGTGTCGTCATCAAGCTGCCATTGGTTAGTGGTAAGTAGGAAAAGTTAACCACCCAGTTCTCCCAACCAAACGGATGCCACCGAACCGAGAGCGGTACCCCTAAGCTCATCTGAAACGACTCGGAAGGATTCCATTGGTAAGCAACAAGTGGAATGGGAAAGTTCAGCGTGCCGGCTGGCGAATACATCACGCCTAAGATCCACGCATCCCGGTCATTCCGTGCTGGTCGCCGCCAAAATGTTCCCAGCGTGACGTTCATCTCTTTCCAATCATGAAACGGCTTGTCGCTGGCCGAGCCAATTCCACCCAGCATCACCAGGCTCGATCCATCCTCCAGTTGCTGCACGTAGTTCAGTCCTAAATTGACGCGCCACAACTCTTCGGGAAAGGGACGCTGCGTGTCAGGCAGTACTGCGTCGGTAAAGAACTGCGAATCGCGGACGTTCACGCTGAAGAGCAAGAGTGCATCATCGCTTCCCCAGATTGGTAGCGCTGCCGAAGCGGTCTCGCGAACCAGTTGGAAGTCAACGTCCTGTCCTTTGACTAACTTGCCGGGATACCAAGTCGCACCATAACCGGGAATGTTCTGGCCGCCGAACATGGCCCTTTCGCCCAGGCCCCCCAAATCAATCGGCGGAGACTTCGGCTCGTTCAACACCACGTCTGGGTCCATCAATACCGTTGGCTCGGGTGTCGCCGTCTGTGGGGCGAACGTCCAGATATCGTGCTCGACCTCGATCGAAGGGAGTCGCACAGGTTCCGAATCGTATGCCAATTGGGCCGCCACCGGGGCAGGGCAGAGCAGCACTCCCACCAACAGAAATGCTGGCAACCAATTTCGTATTTGCATCATGGCACGACCCACCTGCCGCCACCTCGTATCGCGCAAACAAAACGGCCTCCCATCCGTTGCTGCTTCTACCGAGGTCACCCAACCGAGGTTTCATCCCGCCTTCGAGATGAACGAACAAATTGAAGGCAAACGTATAGAGATTACGCCGCAGCGTGTCAACGTTTCCCCCGCTAGAAGATGCGGAGCTAGCAGCGACTAGAACTGCAAACGGCAGTCGAGCCCGATAAACGCACCCGGCTCGACTGATACTTCGTCATGCCAGGTCGCTCCCTGATTCTCTCCTTCGCCATAGCGACGATCGAAGACGTAGCCGCTGCTGAAATCGACGACAAAGTGCTCTCCTAAATCCCAGCGGAGGCCCAGCAAAACTCGCTGGTCAACCGAGAAGAAGCGTTCCTCCTTCTTCACCCGATCACTCAGAAAGTAAGCATCCGAAACCGAGCGATACCCGCCGTACAAATGCAATCGCTCGGTCAGGTCTTTGGTGATCAGCACGTTGCCGTTGGTTAGCGGCAAGTAGGTAACGTTCAGCGTCCAATCGTCACGCGGCTTCCATTCCAGCGAGAACGGCAAGCCAATGTTCATTTTGAAACGCTCATTCGGATTCCATTCGTACGCGATGATCGGGATCGGAAAGTTCAGTGTGCCGGAAGATGAGTACATCGCCCCGAACATCCACGCATCGCGTCCGTTCTGAGTTGGCTTGCGGAGAAACGTCACCAGCGATACGTTCATCTCGTCGATCGAATGAAACGGTCGATCACTTTCCGAGCCAAAGCCGCTGATGATCCCCAGGGTCGAGCCGCCGTCGAACTTGTGAAAGTAGGTCAGTCCAAGCCCCACATCCCACAGGTTGCTTGGAAAGGCACGCTGCGTGTCCGGCAGAATGGCATCGGTGAAGTAGTGCGAGTTTCTTACTTTCAGCGACAAGAGCGCGATGCCATGATCCCCTTTCCAAACTGGCCCCATCGCGGCGGCGTTCTGCTGGACCAGTTGAAAGTTGACGTCCTGGCCGCGGACCGGCTGGGGCGGAAACCACATCGCTCCATAGCCTGGCCCGCCCGAACCACCAAACGGACCACCTCCCATGCCGCTGCCACGCGAGCGTCGCTTCTCCGCCGGCTCGGGCAGAGCAGGGGGCTCGCTCACCGGAGGCAACTGCCAAGCGGTCGCGTCGAGCTCGTCTTCCAGAATCATCTCTTCTTGCAGCCCCCACGGCGGAAGTCGCGAGGGAGGATCAACCTGGGGTCCATCGAAGCGATATGAGGGCGGATAGGCAGCGTCAGGAGATTGAGCTGCCGCAAAGCTAACCCACAGAAGAACCAGCCCCAGCGCAGCCGTTCGCCGCCAGTGGGCCGTAGTCACCGCCGTGCCTGGGACTTCGAGTTGCGTCCGAACTGGCCGACTATTCGACCAGAGGTGCCTATCCATGGAGCCTGTCGTTTCTTTCGCTGCGCGCATTTCCATTCCGTTAGCTTCTTTCCCGCGAGAATCGACGCGAGATAACGGTGCCAGCTTATAGAAAGCGAACGATTCCCTCGTCAACGCCGAATGGCAAATTGCCAGCAAAGCCAGCATTTCTCAGCGGCCAGGCGATAACCTTCGCGGCTTTTGCGTGTCGTAAGATAGGGGCCAGGAAAAGCTCGCTCGCGAATCTTCCCCCCGGTCATTGCCCCCTAGGGCGATTCAGTTTAAAATCCGACCTTTCCACAGCAGCGGCAAACCTTAACATGCCGCCGGATGCCCCGCAGAACGCCCAACTGGCGATCGTTAAGCGGACATCCCCAATGTGCCAGAGTGGCGGAATTGGCAGACGCGCTGGATTCAAAATCCAGTTCCCGCAAGGGAGTGGGGGTTCGATTCCCCCCTCTGGTACTTTTCTTTAACTAGCTGTTCTTGCTAGACTTACGTCATTTCGTGCCGACCACCTCGCACTTGCTGTCACCTGAGATGTCACCCATAAACGGTGAATCTACATTCAGAAAAAGGACACGCCCTCGTTGCGTAGTTTGAAAGGCGGTTCTCCCAACGATCAGCCAAGTACTTGGCAAGACAATGATCAGGACAGGCTGCCGGGGCCACCTGCAATACCTTCATGCCGCGCGAAACCAGCCTGGCAGCCTTATCCGTTGGTTCGCTGCTGATACTCCTCCGAAACCCGCTGCAACTCATGCTGATAGTCGGCGAGATCGAACACGAAAGATGGCAGCAAATTACCCAACCGAGACTCTTCCTGAGGAAACTCGGCCCATGAGGACCAACTCACCTGTTTTCCCGACACTTGAATGCGTGGTGCATAGGCCCGACACGCATACTCCCCGCAGTTGCACACTAGAACCGGACTGAAATCGCCACACCAACCATCGGCCGGCTCGCCAAGCAGATGCCTGCTCGGGAGTAATGCTGTGCGAGCCGGAACCCAGACGTATTGTCCATCTGGCTGAGGCGAGTCGATGACGTTCCACCATTGAGCCTCGAGACAACAAATAGTGCCCATCAAGTTCTCACCGTCGATCCAAATCGCAACGCCTTGATCAGGAGGGTAAGCAACAGTTGGCCACAACTCAAACCGGATCGTGTTTAGCACACCGCCCTCTGTCAGCGAACGGACTGAGTTAAATAGCCGGCACCACGCCGACGGACTTCCAATCTACCAAAACGCTTGGCGCGGGGCCGGTCCATTCCTGCGTTGGGTTGCAATCGATGGTTCATCGTGTCTGCGACTGCTTCGAGTCGCGTCAGTTGTTCCCGAATATTTGATGACCCGACTTGTGTGACAGAACTAGTGTTTATTCGGAATCCAGTTTGTCGAAATCAGCCGGGCTGAGGACGCTACGGCCACCCTGGTTCAATACATGAGTATAAATCATCGTAGTACGAACGTCATTGTGGGCCCTGAGAATCAGTCCTCGCCGAGTGGAAGATCTTGCCAGATCGCCGATTCTCAGGCGTTCTTCTAAGTAGTGTCGCAAATTCAGGTGCCATTGGCAGAATCCGGTCCCGCTTGCCCCTTTCAAACTCCGCCAGAATCCGAAACATCGGATAGCCCAGCAATGCCTTTTCAACACGATTCAAGTCAACAGTTCATACGCATTCCACTACGTCGCATCGAGCAACGCTACGGCAAGGACAACCATGATAACGCTGGTGACGACATGGTCTGTTGCCTCCGCCAAGTATCCAAGGCAGATGCCAAATACAGCTTCTCGTTTTCTACTGATCATCCCAACCCGTGGTATCACACGTTGGACTTCACCTTTGAGGGGATCAACGAAACGGAATACATGAAGTTGATCAAATTGCTCTCAACGCATGGGCTTACTGAGGACTAACATGCTGCAACCAACCGTGATGTAGCTGTAAAGTCGGGTCACATGCTAATGCCCCGAAAATCAAACTCCCAATGGCACGCAGGCCGTTTCCAAGCGAAACGAGTTAACATCGAATGAGTGGCGTTTCTATTGGGCAACACTTACGTTGTTTGAGTCTATCAATTGAAGCCGGAACCGATCCGCGCAATGTCGCGAAACGGTTGCTATTGGCCTGATCCGTTTGCCGCGGCGTGATCCCCGGCTTCAGCTTTGACTAGCTTGCCGCCGTAGTTAATGGGCGTCGGCTTTGCCTTGTCCCGCGAGTCCGAGCTGGCGCAGCATCGGTCCCATGGTGAGTCCGCCGACGAGGATCGAGAAGGCGACGACGACGTAGGTCATTGTTAGGATGAGTTCGCCGACGTTGTCGTATTGCGATTGCTGGGCGTGGATCTCTTCCTGAAGCGATAGCGCGAGTGCCACACTGATCCCGCCGCGCAGGCCGCCCCAGGTCAACACCTTGATCGCGTGTGGCGTGAATTCTCGGTTGGTCAACTTCTTTAAGGCGGTCACTACGGTGCCAACCGACAGGAACCTCGCCAGCAGCGCCGCCGGGATCGCCAGGGCTCCGGCCAGCAGATACGGCACCTTGAACGAAAGCACCAAGACCTCCAGACCGATCAGTACAAACAGCACCGCGTTCAGCAGTTCGTCCACCAATTCCCAGAACGTGTCCAAATGCTCGCGCGTTTTGTCAGACATCGCCAACGATCGGCCATGGTTACCCAAAATCAACCCCGCGACCACCATCGCCAATGGCCCCGACAAGTGCAGTGTCATCGCCAGGGCATACCCGCCTGTCACGACGGCCAGCGAAAGCAAAATCTCGGTTGCGTAGTGATCAATGGATCGCAACAGATAGAATGCGATCAGCCCCAGTACGAACCCCAGTGCAAGCCCGCCGCCCGCTTCGAGGGCGAAGAGCTTGGCGACATCCATTGCGGTCGTCTCTGCCTTCTCGCCGTGTTTTTCCACATCGTGCGAAGGCTCGTTTTCGAGCGGTGCCGGTACCTCGGCTGCATCAAGCACATCGGCTGGTGCATCGCCATC
The Blastopirellula marina genome window above contains:
- a CDS encoding DUF6268 family outer membrane beta-barrel protein, which produces MDRHLWSNSRPVRTQLEVPGTAVTTAHWRRTAALGLVLLWVSFAAAQSPDAAYPPSYRFDGPQVDPPSRLPPWGLQEEMILEDELDATAWQLPPVSEPPALPEPAEKRRSRGSGMGGGPFGGSGGPGYGAMWFPPQPVRGQDVNFQLVQQNAAAMGPVWKGDHGIALLSLKVRNSHYFTDAILPDTQRAFPSNLWDVGLGLTYFHKFDGGSTLGIISGFGSESDRPFHSIDEMNVSLVTFLRKPTQNGRDAWMFGAMYSSSGTLNFPIPIIAYEWNPNERFKMNIGLPFSLEWKPRDDWTLNVTYLPLTNGNVLITKDLTERLHLYGGYRSVSDAYFLSDRVKKEERFFSVDQRVLLGLRWDLGEHFVVDFSSGYVFDRRYGEGENQGATWHDEVSVEPGAFIGLDCRLQF
- the metF gene encoding methylenetetrahydrofolate reductase [NAD(P)H], which gives rise to MLSDFYQPGQLPVSFELYPPKTDKGMQSLMLQVEQLIKFNPAYITCTYGAGGSTRGRTLDIVESVKSSFAVPVAAHLTVVGSSVDDLRSFLTEAKERGVDYIVALRGDPPHGETSFTPNPDGLRYANELVDLINSEFNNFGVLVAGYPETHREAISPQSDLDNLKRKVDAGAQVIVSQLFFRNSDFYAWRERCDKAGINVPIVPGIFPVQSLAQISKIANLCGALVPAELSDKLNEKPDDSKWQAQVGTEYAAQQVIDLVDNTVPGFHFYVLNQAEATGQILAQLKDHLDGKRNGDPVNSR
- a CDS encoding cation:proton antiporter, with the translated sequence MSFFNIAGILVALAAAFAFINHKLLKLPTTVGLMLLAMLHAVALLLIDWIVPEAGALTAVETLVGSIDFDQTLMEGMLGYLLFAGALHVDLNDLKKQSAAIALLATIGVLTTTFIVGGLTYVITGWLGIEVRFIYCLIFGAIVAPTDPIAVLGIVKSLGAPKPLETKIAGESLFNDGVGVVVFIALLGIAGLGGHGETHEDLEKKDDSNHVAQLSDEDLGNPSNVDGDAPADVLDAAEVPAPLENEPSHDVEKHGEKAETTAMDVAKLFALEAGGGLALGFVLGLIAFYLLRSIDHYATEILLSLAVVTGGYALAMTLHLSGPLAMVVAGLILGNHGRSLAMSDKTREHLDTFWELVDELLNAVLFVLIGLEVLVLSFKVPYLLAGALAIPAALLARFLSVGTVVTALKKLTNREFTPHAIKVLTWGGLRGGISVALALSLQEEIHAQQSQYDNVGELILTMTYVVVAFSILVGGLTMGPMLRQLGLAGQGKADAH
- a CDS encoding diguanylate cyclase domain-containing protein, encoding MAELLTFVLGDVFGILTLMVGIVVGFFIGRAWASFTSRRQESQLELEVKENEDGKSTVYREQLAGMIQFTNHFSGDLTKHIELLESLGQQLNHPADDSTKDVEEQSTKAVELVAEIAAANHRLKRRLESAEANLKTQAQELEESLSEARTDVLTRLLNRRAFDEEQNRRWAHWQRKEQPYSVMILDIDHFKQVNDKYGHDAGDKVLKETASRLMSVMRETDYLARIGGEEMAILLPEGDWDSIAPVACKVLDVVRCLPIIYGECEIYVTVSCGLMSVEHANSIASLMKGADEALYAAKSNGRNCGYINDGATLIPINDLAARRSEKLEEVPREQSKKPASDSPETNTNLPASGIDLVANELRNRLFQVSQKT
- a CDS encoding succinylglutamate desuccinylase/aspartoacylase family protein; protein product: MDAGPHSNSRPSRRSRTFTIAGQSISPGNRLRFEIPVARLPTGTHIALPIEVLHGPFEGPTVWISAAVHGDELNGVEIARLVLDKLKPNRLFGTLIVVPMVNGFGVINQSRYLPDRRDLNRCFPGSKSGSLASRLANLVMKEVVLRCQYGIDLHTGANHRTNLPQIRGDMDDSETYECALAFNSPVVVHSDVRDGSLRAAANAKGIKVLLYEAGEPMRFNPDAIKLGVSGVMRVLTYLNMLKTPFKIPNKKPVLIRESTWVRAKRSGIVRLLVELGDRVNAGQKIGLIADVFGDDPYTLKAPYEGIVIGHSNNPIAHQGDGIIHVGASV
- a CDS encoding putative sugar nucleotidyl transferase; this translates as MNCIIFEDRAVSQLYPIVLGRPAYGIMCGSYRLAELAVRHFGACRGIVRHHLTALQRQYFPELHETQLAADQPTLILNASLVPSVSNLQQVVAWAAEKQPGKIVHEDRLVAALLSPEARIPSQKATYDEFVSFAYNLLQSDELSAHALKLDLFTYSHDVVHYNEAIINQNLEARLKSGNYQEVRDGLFVRGEVRLGENLVVDATSGPILIEEGTSVGPFCFLRGPAYLGPNVKVIEHSAIKDAVSLGHTTKIGGEVEATVIEPYSNKQHHGFLGHSYLGSWINLGAGTSNSDLKNTYGTVNMEYPTGRVATKMQFVGSIFGDYSKTAINTGIFTGKTIGVCSMLYGFVTTNVPSFVNYARLFGQVTELPPDVMISTQQRMFARRNVPQTECDIQLIHNMYLLTQEERQLTGEPLVF